In Thermococcus sp. MV5, the following are encoded in one genomic region:
- a CDS encoding saccharopine dehydrogenase C-terminal domain-containing protein, whose protein sequence is MRVLVLGAGNVGKAIAWDLKDEFDVSVGDVSEKRLKELLNFVETIKIDASDFNELIKIMRQFELVIGALPGRFGYSTVKAAIKAGVDIVDVSFMPENPLELQKEAEKSQVTVVFDAGFAPGLSHIFLGRIYQEMDELKEAHIYVGGLPKEPKPPLYYRITWSPYDLIEEYIRPARIVKDGEILSVDPLEDIKIIEIDGKKFEGFISDGLRSLLENINAKRLEEWTLRWPGHLAKMKILRELGFFTSENLENTLNVISSLMMYESPDFSIMEVIGKGRINNKSMEIRYFLYDEEKDGFTSMARVTGFTAAIIARIVGRGACAYGVIPPEILGMREDTYLEIMNGVKKRGIRVEVSKSASSDNS, encoded by the coding sequence GTGCGGGTGTTGGTATTAGGTGCGGGTAACGTTGGAAAGGCTATAGCTTGGGATTTAAAAGATGAGTTTGATGTTTCTGTTGGCGATGTAAGTGAAAAGAGATTAAAAGAACTCTTAAATTTTGTAGAAACCATAAAAATAGATGCTTCGGACTTTAATGAGCTAATTAAAATCATGCGACAATTCGAATTAGTTATTGGAGCACTGCCGGGTAGGTTTGGTTATTCTACGGTTAAAGCCGCAATTAAAGCAGGTGTTGATATAGTTGATGTTTCTTTCATGCCTGAAAACCCTCTTGAACTCCAAAAAGAAGCAGAAAAAAGCCAGGTGACGGTGGTATTTGACGCTGGCTTTGCTCCGGGTCTCAGCCATATATTCTTAGGAAGGATTTATCAGGAGATGGATGAGCTCAAAGAGGCCCATATTTATGTCGGAGGCCTTCCAAAAGAGCCTAAGCCTCCATTATATTATAGAATAACATGGTCCCCTTACGATTTAATTGAAGAATATATTAGGCCTGCGAGAATTGTAAAAGATGGAGAAATATTATCAGTTGATCCATTGGAGGATATTAAAATCATTGAAATTGATGGGAAGAAATTTGAGGGATTTATAAGTGATGGTCTGCGTTCGCTTCTTGAGAATATTAATGCCAAAAGACTGGAGGAGTGGACACTCCGTTGGCCAGGGCATTTAGCTAAGATGAAAATATTGAGGGAACTTGGATTTTTCACTTCGGAAAACTTGGAAAATACTCTTAATGTGATATCCTCATTAATGATGTATGAAAGCCCGGATTTTTCAATAATGGAAGTTATTGGAAAAGGCAGAATTAATAATAAATCCATGGAAATCAGGTATTTTCTGTATGATGAAGAAAAGGATGGTTTTACATCGATGGCCCGTGTCACCGGTTTTACGGCGGCCATAATAGCTCGCATTGTAGGTAGAGGTGCTTGTGCATATGGTGTCATCCCTCCGGAGATCTTGGGAATGAGGGAAGATACATATCTAGAAATAATGAATGGAGTTAAGAAAAGAGGTATTCGGGTAGAGGTGAGCAAAAGTGCTTCATCTGATAATAGCTGA
- a CDS encoding TrmB family transcriptional regulator: MENYAFLIEKLQELGLTKREAEVYLAILVRNGATVKDLLESLDIHQPQLYNIIQSLIRKGFIRASAGRPRIYTASDISALIDIQKMKFDLLKTTLQEELTKIKSRSEEEGPYISMVRSLEGVLASIIEIVNSAEVEIRAELPFPIFKEIKHYLLGAAQRGVNLYLLVYPGTGGFEEFKRFKDQVKIKTSELGNFLLVIADLSSAVYAKRRFFSVHKFPVSNTEIYGYVIQEKDLLLRLLNIHNNLWIKAKEALCWVSRPELYPKTFIEFSMALNELEILLKLGYTPIVTVEGRDIKSSYPIKTKGRVRSVNRFGIVSNFVLESEEGTLTVGGFDAEVEDIEAQRIIIEKIER; the protein is encoded by the coding sequence ATGGAAAACTATGCGTTTTTGATTGAGAAGCTACAGGAACTAGGACTCACGAAAAGAGAAGCTGAAGTGTATCTTGCTATTCTTGTGAGGAATGGAGCCACTGTGAAGGATCTTCTTGAGTCATTAGATATACATCAACCTCAATTGTATAACATAATCCAAAGCCTCATCAGGAAGGGGTTTATTAGAGCTTCTGCAGGGAGGCCTAGAATATATACTGCAAGTGATATAAGTGCCCTTATAGATATCCAGAAAATGAAGTTTGACCTTCTAAAAACCACTCTTCAAGAAGAACTTACGAAAATAAAAAGCAGGTCGGAAGAAGAGGGACCATATATCTCTATGGTTAGGAGTTTAGAGGGTGTATTGGCTAGCATTATAGAGATAGTTAACTCTGCAGAAGTAGAAATTAGGGCAGAACTGCCATTCCCTATTTTTAAAGAGATCAAACATTATCTTTTAGGGGCTGCTCAGAGAGGAGTGAACTTGTATCTTTTAGTATATCCTGGAACTGGAGGATTTGAGGAATTTAAGAGATTCAAAGATCAAGTGAAAATAAAAACTTCTGAGCTTGGGAACTTTTTGCTTGTTATTGCAGATCTTTCAAGTGCAGTTTATGCAAAAAGAAGGTTCTTTAGTGTTCATAAGTTTCCAGTTTCAAATACGGAGATTTATGGGTATGTCATTCAAGAAAAGGATTTATTGCTTAGGCTATTAAACATTCACAATAATCTCTGGATAAAGGCTAAAGAGGCCCTTTGTTGGGTTTCAAGGCCTGAACTATATCCGAAGACCTTTATAGAATTCTCTATGGCGCTTAACGAACTGGAAATTCTCTTAAAGCTTGGTTACACTCCCATAGTTACAGTAGAAGGAAGGGATATCAAAAGTAGTTACCCCATAAAAACTAAAGGAAGAGTTCGTTCTGTAAACCGTTTTGGGATTGTAAGTAATTTTGTTCTTGAGAGTGAAGAAGGAACATTAACTGTAGGGGGTTTTGACGCAGAAGTTGAGGATATCGAGGCTCAGCGCATTATAATAGAAAAAATAGAAAGATGA
- a CDS encoding RsmB/NOP family class I SAM-dependent RNA methyltransferase, translating into MIGRLFALGYSKEFAERYYQLWGERALRIAEAMEKPLPRCFRVNTLRADVSKLTKMLNKKGFQFKRVPWAREGFCLTREPFSITSTPEYLGGLVYIQEASSMYPPVVLGPRPGEIVADMAAAPGGKTSYMAQLMENKGVIYAFDVGGDRLKETRLNLSRLGVTNTILVHKSSLYMGELDMEFDKILLDAPCTGSGTIHKNPERKANRTIKDVKFCQNLQIQMIKVALENLKVGGVLVYSTCSLEPEENEFVIQWALDNFDVILLPLRFGEPALTSPFDIELSSELSKARRFYPDEHNTSGFFVAKIQKKF; encoded by the coding sequence ATGATAGGAAGACTTTTTGCCCTTGGCTATTCAAAAGAGTTTGCAGAGCGTTATTACCAACTTTGGGGTGAGAGAGCTTTAAGGATAGCTGAGGCAATGGAAAAACCTCTTCCAAGATGTTTTCGAGTCAATACTCTTCGTGCTGATGTATCGAAACTTACCAAGATGTTAAACAAAAAAGGATTTCAATTCAAGCGCGTTCCTTGGGCGAGAGAAGGTTTTTGTTTGACTAGAGAGCCTTTTTCAATTACCTCAACTCCAGAATATCTAGGAGGATTAGTTTATATCCAAGAGGCCTCCTCAATGTATCCACCAGTAGTCCTTGGACCAAGGCCTGGAGAAATTGTAGCGGATATGGCTGCGGCTCCAGGAGGGAAGACATCTTATATGGCCCAACTGATGGAAAACAAAGGAGTAATATATGCTTTTGATGTGGGAGGAGATAGACTAAAGGAGACCAGACTTAATCTTTCAAGACTTGGAGTGACAAATACTATCCTTGTTCATAAAAGTTCTCTGTACATGGGAGAACTTGACATGGAGTTTGATAAAATTCTTTTGGACGCCCCCTGTACTGGTAGTGGCACAATCCATAAAAATCCAGAGAGAAAAGCAAATAGGACAATTAAAGATGTTAAATTCTGTCAGAATTTACAAATACAGATGATAAAGGTTGCATTAGAGAATCTAAAGGTTGGGGGAGTATTAGTATATTCTACATGTTCATTGGAACCAGAGGAGAATGAATTTGTAATCCAATGGGCGCTCGATAACTTTGATGTTATCCTTTTACCTCTTCGATTTGGCGAGCCAGCCTTAACCTCCCCATTTGACATAGAGCTTAGTTCTGAACTCTCTAAGGCAAGACGATTCTATCCGGATGAGCATAATACTAGTGGGTTTTTTGTGGCTAAGATTCAGAAAAAATTCTAA
- a CDS encoding translation initiation factor IF-5A, which produces MGDKTRVQVSKLKPGRYILIDNEPCRIGNITVSSPGKHGSAKARIEAVGIFDGKVRSIVKPTSAEVDVPIIDKRTGQIIAITPDTIQLMDMETYDLFDVPIATGVNEDIKDKLKEGINVEYWETLGRIKIMKLKGESE; this is translated from the coding sequence ATGGGAGACAAAACTAGAGTTCAGGTTAGTAAGCTCAAACCCGGGAGATATATCCTTATTGATAATGAACCGTGCAGAATAGGCAACATTACAGTTTCATCCCCTGGGAAACACGGTTCAGCAAAGGCAAGAATCGAGGCAGTTGGAATCTTCGATGGAAAAGTTAGGAGCATTGTAAAGCCAACAAGTGCAGAAGTTGATGTTCCAATTATCGACAAGAGAACCGGGCAAATCATAGCCATCACCCCTGATACAATCCAACTTATGGACATGGAAACTTACGATCTCTTTGATGTTCCAATAGCTACAGGGGTTAATGAGGATATCAAAGATAAACTTAAAGAGGGAATCAACGTTGAGTACTGGGAAACCCTTGGAAGAATAAAGATCATGAAGCTTAAGGGAGAAAGCGAGTGA
- a CDS encoding DUF257 family protein, with translation MSSTVEEILEYIKSVMWREGIVVEYSSSEPIHLIFKWLVGISKKITDNILVLDVLDVLSMLKLNLDVAGKDTSFIHELDVIKIGGNIKLGKIIGYVDPHQDITVYASKYSKILREYYETHKNIVYFLFGMEKLVHLQERKRAFELYATNYTRYVFGDEERVGIYFINRDIATRPLLLQLEEAASRVVEVIHEEGTLKIKIRKSPRLDDYGKEFKIPLEDLRHLKF, from the coding sequence ATGAGTTCCACAGTGGAGGAAATCTTAGAATATATAAAGTCAGTGATGTGGAGAGAAGGGATTGTGGTAGAATATTCTTCTAGTGAGCCCATTCATTTAATTTTTAAATGGTTGGTGGGAATCTCTAAGAAAATTACTGATAATATACTTGTCCTAGATGTTTTAGATGTTTTATCAATGTTAAAATTAAATCTTGATGTTGCTGGGAAGGATACATCTTTCATACATGAGCTTGATGTAATAAAAATAGGAGGGAACATAAAGCTTGGTAAGATAATAGGTTATGTGGATCCCCACCAAGATATTACAGTATATGCATCTAAGTATTCCAAAATTCTTCGGGAATATTACGAAACCCACAAAAATATAGTCTACTTCCTCTTTGGAATGGAAAAGCTTGTGCATCTGCAAGAAAGGAAAAGGGCATTTGAATTATACGCTACAAATTATACACGGTATGTTTTTGGTGATGAAGAGAGAGTGGGAATTTATTTCATAAATAGGGACATAGCGACAAGGCCATTGCTCTTACAGTTGGAAGAGGCAGCTTCTAGAGTTGTGGAGGTTATTCATGAAGAAGGAACATTAAAAATTAAAATTAGAAAGTCTCCACGCTTGGATGATTATGGAAAGGAATTTAAGATCCCTCTTGAAGATCTTCGTCATTTAAAATTTTAG
- a CDS encoding metallophosphoesterase, giving the protein MRFNLPSFLRRRGLPKVLLETSEPKIMHISDTPDNIYPFILNLIEKSRPEYIIHTGDLVDNIKLERRPELKDRYKKRVQELLDILENSNARVYIVPGNEDDPEILRKFSRRAKILKPGDIIEIEGIRLALAHEPRELKNNKPIDFALYGHNFKVIEKGLNGILNINFILPQSKRVIKVKYPDGTNFERGYKVMRGL; this is encoded by the coding sequence ATGAGATTTAACCTTCCAAGTTTTCTAAGGAGGAGAGGACTCCCAAAGGTATTACTCGAGACTTCAGAACCAAAGATCATGCACATAAGTGATACACCAGATAACATATACCCATTCATCCTCAACTTAATAGAAAAGAGTAGGCCAGAGTACATAATTCATACCGGAGATCTCGTAGACAATATAAAACTCGAGAGACGACCCGAACTTAAAGATAGATATAAAAAGAGAGTTCAAGAACTTTTGGATATTCTTGAAAACTCTAATGCCAGAGTATATATAGTGCCCGGAAATGAAGATGATCCAGAAATACTCAGAAAATTTTCTAGACGAGCAAAAATACTAAAGCCCGGTGACATCATAGAAATAGAGGGAATTAGACTGGCTTTGGCTCACGAACCTCGTGAGCTGAAAAACAACAAACCTATTGATTTTGCATTATATGGCCATAACTTTAAAGTTATCGAGAAAGGATTAAATGGGATCCTAAACATTAACTTCATTCTCCCACAAAGCAAACGTGTTATTAAGGTCAAATACCCAGATGGAACAAATTTTGAAAGAGGTTATAAAGTGATGAGGGGATTATAA
- a CDS encoding DUF257 family protein — translation MLQLRDFLNDIHEGERVFIEYESTSHPELFLDGLVKWSNEERVPLLIVDMLDTFHLFVQQLRFLGYNTHHLENLCVIKGGGKVELGRVIGRVRIMEEFYVQLKEYNDAIRLFFEKVKSDRAVIVFLGMEKFMYSFQESSYRVEEYFDKVVRRPLFKGNIIFVFALKGIMSAQVEALWHESSTRVLEINGRGDRFFIKKAPKLDHLDGVIEL, via the coding sequence ATGTTGCAACTAAGGGATTTTTTAAATGATATCCATGAGGGGGAGAGAGTATTCATTGAGTATGAGTCCACGTCTCATCCAGAACTTTTTCTTGATGGGTTGGTGAAATGGAGCAATGAAGAGAGGGTACCACTCTTAATCGTTGACATGCTAGATACATTTCATCTATTTGTACAGCAGCTTAGATTTTTAGGGTATAATACTCATCATTTGGAAAATCTTTGTGTTATCAAAGGAGGGGGTAAAGTTGAACTTGGGAGGGTAATTGGAAGGGTTAGAATAATGGAAGAGTTCTATGTGCAACTTAAAGAGTATAATGATGCAATAAGGTTATTTTTTGAGAAAGTCAAATCTGATAGGGCCGTTATTGTGTTTTTGGGCATGGAAAAGTTCATGTACTCCTTCCAAGAATCTTCCTATAGGGTCGAAGAGTATTTTGATAAGGTTGTAAGAAGACCATTATTTAAGGGAAACATAATCTTTGTTTTTGCTCTGAAGGGTATCATGAGTGCTCAAGTCGAGGCACTATGGCATGAGAGTTCCACAAGAGTTCTTGAGATCAATGGTAGAGGAGATAGATTTTTCATTAAAAAAGCACCCAAACTTGATCATTTGGATGGGGTGATAGAATTATGA
- a CDS encoding carbohydrate ABC transporter permease has translation MFSFSSFYEKARNKEIVAGLSLISIAVILNLVFGYFAMGFAFYLSFFKWDYIGTMQFVGLKNFEIVLRDLMRGLNGASYLLSPFYTGLKNILIYTAIVVPVQTFLAIVLASFANQKIKGQQFFKVSYFLPATTSSVIVALIFIWLFMKNGFINFALSHVIPGFQPIDWINDRNYLLLAIATVAIWGTSGHFMVSFLAAMQAIPKEIYEAAMLDGAGPIRRFFFITIPMLRPMIVYVVVMGLIGALQMFDLAWVMAGANGGPGGAGYTVALDIYNEAFTRINPGVAAAKSWFLFAIIFTTTYIFQKKYGRAMR, from the coding sequence ATGTTTTCTTTTTCTTCTTTTTATGAGAAGGCTAGGAATAAGGAAATTGTTGCTGGTTTATCTCTCATTTCGATCGCTGTCATTCTAAATCTCGTTTTTGGATATTTTGCAATGGGATTTGCCTTCTATTTGAGCTTTTTCAAGTGGGATTATATAGGCACAATGCAATTTGTGGGGTTAAAAAATTTTGAGATAGTGTTAAGAGACCTAATGAGAGGTCTCAACGGAGCCTCATATTTGCTTTCTCCGTTTTATACAGGATTAAAAAACATCCTTATTTATACTGCAATAGTTGTCCCTGTGCAAACGTTTCTTGCTATAGTTTTGGCTTCTTTTGCAAATCAAAAGATTAAAGGCCAACAATTCTTTAAAGTATCCTACTTTCTTCCTGCAACCACCTCTTCCGTTATAGTCGCCTTGATTTTTATTTGGCTCTTCATGAAAAACGGTTTTATTAATTTTGCACTTTCCCATGTAATTCCAGGATTTCAACCAATAGACTGGATAAACGATAGAAATTATCTCCTCTTAGCGATAGCTACTGTTGCTATATGGGGAACGAGCGGACACTTTATGGTGTCCTTCCTAGCAGCAATGCAAGCGATTCCCAAAGAGATATACGAGGCGGCTATGCTAGATGGTGCAGGGCCCATAAGAAGATTCTTCTTCATAACAATCCCAATGTTAAGGCCCATGATAGTGTATGTAGTGGTTATGGGCCTTATTGGGGCCCTCCAGATGTTTGACCTGGCCTGGGTAATGGCTGGGGCTAATGGCGGGCCAGGAGGGGCAGGATACACAGTAGCACTGGATATCTATAACGAGGCATTTACAAGAATTAACCCCGGGGTTGCAGCAGCTAAAAGTTGGTTCCTCTTTGCCATAATCTTTACAACCACATATATCTTCCAGAAAAAGTATGGGAGGGCTATGAGATGA
- a CDS encoding ABC transporter substrate-binding protein — MKKVLFGGLLIFALLFAVVASGCIGGQTPTPTTETKTETETQIQEKVFIRFAGWSAGETEMKNYQKMIAEFEQANPDIGVKYEVITQMFHENILASFGAGVAPDIFYVDSAWSPIFIDKGALYPISELADQSFVDQFYPFLLEPFKKDGKLYGLPKDWSMLALFYNKKLFEQAGLTKPPETWEELEQYAKIIADKTGKPGLAIYLGGFNRYVPVAVSNGAPKPWFEKPEDAAWFDNPVVKETLTWYINLYKKGKIEREEQGLTPYVVQPGDVGAGWLGDAFGQQEVAMVISGNWMIPFLADQFPDFKYGEDWDIAPVPAGKEGRVTMAYTVILGINAKSEHPQEAWKFVEFLLGPDGQKELVVKGGHTLPSIKGFENDPDMWPQHKKTLSFEYDEMIVFLWGPKSGPLEGKFSDAMAAAMRGEITIDEAINVMKQVVQEELSG; from the coding sequence ATGAAGAAAGTTCTCTTTGGAGGTCTTTTGATTTTTGCTCTGCTTTTTGCAGTAGTAGCCTCAGGATGTATTGGAGGCCAAACTCCAACCCCAACAACAGAAACAAAGACTGAAACCGAGACACAGATTCAAGAAAAAGTCTTCATAAGATTTGCAGGTTGGAGCGCTGGAGAAACTGAGATGAAAAACTACCAAAAAATGATCGCTGAATTTGAGCAAGCAAACCCGGACATCGGTGTTAAATATGAGGTCATTACTCAAATGTTCCATGAAAACATCCTAGCTTCATTTGGAGCTGGTGTCGCTCCAGACATATTCTACGTTGATAGCGCATGGTCACCAATATTCATCGACAAGGGAGCTCTATACCCCATATCCGAACTTGCAGACCAAAGCTTTGTTGATCAATTCTATCCATTCCTCTTAGAGCCCTTTAAGAAAGATGGAAAGCTTTATGGTCTTCCAAAAGATTGGAGTATGTTAGCTCTCTTCTATAACAAGAAACTCTTTGAGCAAGCAGGATTGACAAAACCACCTGAAACTTGGGAAGAGCTTGAACAATACGCAAAGATAATAGCCGATAAAACCGGAAAACCTGGCTTGGCAATTTACCTTGGTGGATTCAACAGATACGTACCTGTTGCCGTGAGCAACGGTGCTCCAAAGCCTTGGTTTGAAAAACCTGAAGATGCAGCTTGGTTTGACAATCCAGTGGTTAAAGAGACCCTTACTTGGTACATAAACCTCTACAAGAAAGGAAAGATTGAGAGAGAAGAACAAGGATTAACTCCTTATGTTGTGCAACCCGGAGATGTAGGTGCAGGATGGCTTGGAGATGCCTTTGGTCAACAAGAAGTTGCCATGGTAATAAGTGGAAACTGGATGATACCATTCTTAGCTGATCAGTTCCCCGACTTCAAGTATGGAGAAGACTGGGACATTGCTCCAGTCCCAGCTGGAAAAGAAGGCAGAGTTACAATGGCATATACAGTGATCTTAGGAATAAACGCAAAGAGTGAACACCCACAAGAGGCTTGGAAATTTGTAGAATTCTTATTAGGTCCAGATGGACAGAAAGAACTTGTTGTCAAGGGAGGACACACACTACCAAGCATAAAGGGCTTTGAGAACGATCCAGACATGTGGCCACAACACAAGAAGACACTCTCCTTTGAGTACGACGAAATGATAGTGTTCCTTTGGGGTCCAAAATCAGGACCACTTGAAGGTAAGTTCAGTGACGCAATGGCTGCTGCAATGAGAGGAGAAATAACAATTGACGAAGCAATAAACGTTATGAAGCAGGTTGTTCAAGAAGAATTAAGTGGCTGA
- a CDS encoding 16S rRNA methyltransferase, whose protein sequence is MLHLIIADSELELVPKNLRNHPIIINYAKKRNKRPEEVLLDSTYHHSVLKSLKDGERRGRPDIVHLCLMNALESILNKEGKLRVYVHTRNNEVIYIKPETRLPRNYNRFVGLMESLFKNKIIPKDLALLRIEKKTLSELIQEIAPDGVFIMHEKGKFMSPKEFGKKLTKYTSPVVIIGGFPHGVFLSDIKGEKVSIYREPLMAWTVVNEVVVSYEISLLC, encoded by the coding sequence GTGCTTCATCTGATAATAGCTGACAGTGAGCTTGAACTTGTCCCAAAAAACCTTCGAAACCATCCTATAATTATCAACTATGCAAAAAAGAGGAATAAACGACCAGAGGAGGTTCTTCTTGACTCTACCTATCATCATTCTGTATTGAAATCTTTAAAGGATGGAGAAAGAAGGGGTAGGCCTGATATAGTGCACCTGTGTCTAATGAATGCTTTGGAAAGCATCTTGAATAAGGAAGGCAAGCTTAGAGTTTATGTGCACACGAGGAATAATGAAGTGATCTACATAAAACCCGAAACAAGGTTACCACGGAACTACAACCGCTTTGTGGGACTAATGGAGAGTTTATTCAAGAACAAGATTATCCCTAAAGATCTGGCACTATTGAGAATTGAGAAGAAGACTCTTTCTGAACTTATCCAAGAGATAGCTCCAGATGGAGTTTTTATCATGCATGAGAAAGGAAAATTTATGTCACCTAAGGAGTTTGGAAAGAAACTGACTAAGTACACTTCCCCCGTAGTCATCATAGGCGGCTTTCCTCATGGAGTGTTTCTAAGCGATATAAAGGGAGAAAAAGTCAGTATTTACAGAGAACCGCTTATGGCATGGACTGTTGTTAATGAAGTGGTAGTTAGTTATGAGATCAGTTTACTCTGCTGA
- a CDS encoding carbohydrate ABC transporter permease: MTPKEKELLIRRIWVVITYAVLLTFALVYLMPFIRSLVASFMTWAQASRYPPEWVPSPFTLENYQKLFRLELFPRWIRNTALYAGLIVAGNIMFTSMAGYAFARLKFPGRDVLFSALLSLLMIPMFVTLVPNYIIIYKLGLIDNIFGLALLGLTNVSSIFLMRQYFMSLSTEIFEAARLDGCGPIKSFFYIALPLARPALGAVAVYQFLGSWNAFIGPLIFLRSPENFTLPVGLSFAFQRSMWTEYTPIIAGSLVASAPTIILFLVLNKYLIKGIVVTGGKG; encoded by the coding sequence ATGACACCCAAAGAAAAAGAACTGTTAATACGACGCATCTGGGTTGTAATAACTTATGCAGTCCTATTAACTTTTGCACTCGTTTATCTAATGCCATTCATCCGATCCCTTGTAGCTTCTTTTATGACGTGGGCTCAAGCTTCAAGATACCCCCCAGAGTGGGTGCCTAGTCCATTCACCCTAGAGAATTATCAGAAACTCTTTAGGTTGGAATTATTCCCAAGATGGATTAGAAACACTGCTCTTTATGCAGGTTTAATAGTTGCGGGCAATATAATGTTTACCAGCATGGCCGGTTATGCATTTGCCAGGTTGAAATTCCCAGGGAGAGACGTTCTCTTTTCAGCTCTACTTTCTCTCTTGATGATTCCCATGTTCGTAACCTTAGTACCAAATTACATTATAATATATAAGCTTGGACTAATAGACAACATCTTTGGACTTGCCCTTCTAGGCCTCACTAATGTCTCGAGCATATTCCTAATGAGACAGTACTTCATGTCTCTTTCCACCGAAATATTTGAAGCCGCTCGTTTGGATGGATGCGGACCGATAAAATCATTTTTCTACATTGCCCTACCTCTAGCAAGACCTGCCCTTGGAGCAGTAGCCGTATATCAATTCTTAGGATCTTGGAATGCATTTATAGGTCCACTGATCTTCTTAAGGTCCCCCGAGAACTTCACGCTCCCAGTAGGGCTTAGTTTTGCTTTCCAAAGAAGCATGTGGACGGAATACACTCCAATAATCGCAGGTTCACTCGTGGCATCTGCACCCACGATAATCCTCTTCCTTGTGCTGAATAAATATCTGATTAAAGGTATAGTAGTTACAGGAGGGAAAGGCTGA
- a CDS encoding ABC transporter ATP-binding protein translates to MARVLLKNVTKKFGNVIAVSRLNLEIKDGEFMVLLGPSGCGKSTTLRMIAGLEIPTEGEIWIGDQLVNEIDPTKRNTAMVFQSYALYPHMSVFGNIEFPLRMAGVPKQERTKKVKEVAEFLGISELLNRKPSELSGGQQQRVALARALVREPEVFLLDEPLSNLDAKIRTQMRFELKKLLSYDLGITTIYVTHDQVEAMTMADRIAVMNKGVLQQVGTPNEIFYKPANTFVGTFVGSPPMNLIEGEIIVKDNRTLFNAGEFLLELPTEMEAREKVILGFRPQHVEVSKDAKEGFVKGTLLGIEKLGVESYGHIPYGDLEIVVQLPESMGTSVKEVYWKPRTDRIYIFDAKTRELIYG, encoded by the coding sequence ATGGCGAGGGTTTTGCTGAAGAATGTCACAAAGAAATTTGGAAATGTAATAGCTGTTAGTAGGCTAAACCTTGAAATTAAAGATGGAGAGTTCATGGTGCTACTTGGTCCAAGTGGATGTGGGAAATCAACAACTCTTAGAATGATTGCTGGATTGGAAATACCTACAGAGGGTGAAATATGGATCGGTGATCAACTAGTTAACGAAATAGACCCCACTAAGAGAAACACAGCAATGGTATTTCAGAGCTATGCCTTATATCCCCATATGAGTGTTTTTGGAAATATTGAGTTTCCTCTAAGAATGGCCGGTGTTCCAAAACAAGAACGAACCAAAAAGGTAAAAGAAGTTGCAGAGTTCTTAGGAATAAGTGAATTATTAAATAGAAAACCAAGCGAGTTAAGTGGTGGACAGCAACAAAGAGTGGCACTTGCAAGAGCACTTGTAAGAGAGCCAGAGGTGTTTCTACTAGATGAACCTTTAAGCAACTTGGATGCAAAAATAAGGACCCAAATGCGTTTTGAACTTAAAAAACTCTTGAGCTACGATCTAGGAATAACAACAATCTACGTAACTCACGATCAGGTCGAGGCTATGACAATGGCCGATAGAATAGCCGTTATGAATAAAGGAGTTCTTCAACAAGTTGGAACTCCAAATGAAATCTTTTACAAACCTGCAAACACTTTCGTCGGTACATTTGTAGGAAGCCCCCCTATGAATCTAATTGAAGGAGAAATAATTGTAAAAGACAACAGAACACTCTTTAATGCCGGTGAATTTTTGTTAGAGCTTCCAACAGAAATGGAAGCCAGAGAAAAAGTAATTCTAGGCTTCAGGCCCCAACATGTAGAAGTGAGCAAAGACGCAAAGGAAGGGTTTGTTAAAGGAACGCTCCTCGGTATCGAAAAACTAGGAGTGGAAAGTTACGGCCATATCCCCTATGGCGACTTGGAGATAGTTGTTCAACTTCCAGAAAGTATGGGAACCAGTGTGAAAGAGGTCTACTGGAAACCAAGGACAGACAGGATATACATATTTGATGCTAAAACAAGAGAACTCATTTATGGATAG